Part of the Listeria innocua genome is shown below.
CGTTGCACAAGCCTTACTTCACAACCCCGCCCTACTTATTTTAGATGAGCCAACCAATGGACTTGATCCACAAGGGATGGCAGAATTCAGAGCATTAATTCGTGATTTAGCAACAAACGGTACTTCTGTTTTAATTTCTAGCCATTTACTTAGCGAAATTCAACAAATTACCGATCGTTTTGCTATTATTAATAAAGGTGTCTTAACTCATACGGAAAAAATGAGTGACGTACTTGAAAATCATGTGGCTGTTTATCAACTTAAAGTCACTGATAGCGTAGCAGCAAAAACTGTTCTTGCTACACTTCCAGTAAAACTTGTTGCTGAGAAAGAAAATTCATTTAAAATCGAAGTGGCTCACGAAGATGTCCATTTAATTGCCCGCGCGATTATTCAAGCAAATATCGATTTATTGGAAATGGTTCCACTTCAAGCCTCCCTTGAAGAACGATTCCTAGAATTAACAAATGGCGGAGGTGTAAAAGCATGATAGCATTAATAAAAAATGAATTCACTAAATTATTTTCTAGAAAATCTAGTTGGATTATGCAAATTGTCTTATTTGCAGCAGTTTTAACTTTGGCACTACTTATGTTTTTCGTTAGTAAGATTGATACAAGCGGTGTTGAAGGTGGCAATGCAAGTAATGCTGGAATTACAGCTTATTACGATGATAAAGGAACTCCGGTAAGTGAGGAGGAATACTGGAATTCAGCGGATAAAGATGGTAACCCAACATATAAAACCGAAACACTATCACTAACAGATTCCGTTGCTTACTTAAAAACTCAAAAACAAGCAGCTCAAACGAAAGATGAAAAAGAATCAGTTCAAAAACAAATTGATTTCTATCAAGCTTATGTAGATGCAGATGAAAAACCTGCTAGCAATTCAGCGGGAATTTCAAGTGCTGACTTCTTTGCATCACTCGGTAGCTCTGGGGCAGTCGCAACGATGCTAGTAGTAATTGTGGCAAGTATTATTGTTGCAACAGAGTTTTCTGGCGGAACAATTAAGTTATTACTCGCACGACCTTATTCTAGAAGTCAAATTCTTTTCTCTAAATATTTTATGTGTATTGTTTATAGCATCATTAGTTCCATCACGCTATTATTAGCTAGTTTTATCTTCTCGTTTAT
Proteins encoded:
- a CDS encoding ABC transporter ATP-binding protein produces the protein MTETVLKLEHVTKKIGQKNIVHDISFDIHKGEVFGLLGPNGAGKTTIIRSIVGLIRRSEGTVYINGKNIDTDFKAAISEVGAIIENPEFYMYMSGWANLKQFARMSQKNITDDHIREIVELVKLSDAINQKVKTYSLGMRQRLGVAQALLHNPALLILDEPTNGLDPQGMAEFRALIRDLATNGTSVLISSHLLSEIQQITDRFAIINKGVLTHTEKMSDVLENHVAVYQLKVTDSVAAKTVLATLPVKLVAEKENSFKIEVAHEDVHLIARAIIQANIDLLEMVPLQASLEERFLELTNGGGVKA
- a CDS encoding ABC transporter permease codes for the protein MIALIKNEFTKLFSRKSSWIMQIVLFAAVLTLALLMFFVSKIDTSGVEGGNASNAGITAYYDDKGTPVSEEEYWNSADKDGNPTYKTETLSLTDSVAYLKTQKQAAQTKDEKESVQKQIDFYQAYVDADEKPASNSAGISSADFFASLGSSGAVATMLVVIVASIIVATEFSGGTIKLLLARPYSRSQILFSKYFMCIVYSIISSITLLLASFIFSFILPKQSIFMPLSPSSGAMTAWDHAWMLLGTNFLLMIVYATIAFFFSSVVRSQALAVGVGVGVLFSGGIIRQLLPLAIEKYDWMKWIIFNLLSLNDTVGGQKIAGGLADWQIIAGLGVYTAIILFFTFFIFKKRDVALS